The proteins below come from a single Rosa rugosa chromosome 2, drRosRugo1.1, whole genome shotgun sequence genomic window:
- the LOC133731629 gene encoding E3 ubiquitin-protein ligase SIRP1-like, which produces MEEAMAARYWCHMCSEMVNPVMGVEMKCPLCQSGFIEEMDGTTRDNHEPDSEFGPDRPLSLWAPILMGMMNNNPRRRRRLRRQEFDEDDDEDNENDDAHGGDTELDRELESIIRRRRRSSSSILQLLRGIRAAGLASESENSESDRDRDRDRDRDRERERLILINPFNQTIILHGSYDSSQGQNNNHTAIGSLGDYFIGPGLDLLLQHLAENDPNRYGTPPAQKEAVEALPTVTIKENLQCSVCLDDFKIGVEAKEMPCKHKFHGDCILPWLELHSSCPVCRFQLPADEAKHDSNNSRNSSNQRDSENTGGAREEGDEDGDGIAIGRNGSGRRFQIPWPFNLFSSTESQSSGSGGNSSSSANATGSGSGSGWSQTDDN; this is translated from the coding sequence atGGAGGAAGCAATGGCAGCTAGGTACTGGTGCCACATGTGTTCTGAAATGGTGAACCCCGTCATGGGAGTTGAAATGAAATGCCCATTATGCCAGAGCGGATTTATTGAGGAAATGGATGGCACCACAAGGGACAATCATGAACCCGACTCTGAATTTGGACCCGATCGACCTCTCTCCCTCTGGGCTCCAATCTTGATGGGGATGATGAACAACAATCCCCGTAGACGACGGAGATTGAGACGACAAGAGTtcgatgaggatgatgatgaggataATGAGAATGATGATGCCCATGGGGGAGACACTGAACTGGACAGAGAACTTGAATCAATCATccgaaggaggaggagaagctcATCTTCCATTCTTCAACTGCTTCGGGGCATTCGAGCAGCTGGCTTGGCATCTGAATCAGAGAATTCTGAGAGTGATAGGGACAGGGACAGGGATAGAGATAGGGACAGAGAAAGGGAACGCCTAATTCTTATCAATCCTTTCAATCAGACCATCATTCTTCATGGTTCTTATGATTCAAGTCAGGGTCAAAACAACAATCACACCGCTATTGGTTCATTAGGTGATTATTTTATCGGGCCTGGTCTGGACTTATTGCTGCAACATTTGGCAGAGAATGATCCTAATAGATATGGAACTCCTCCGGCACAAAAGGAGGCAGTGGAAGCTCTGCCCACTGTGACAATTAAGGAGAATTTGCAGTGTTCTGTGTGCTTGGATGATTTTAAGATCGGTGTTGAAGCAAAAGAAATGCCATGTAAGCATAAATTTCATGGTGACTGTATTCTGCCATGGCTGGAGCTTCATAGTTCCTGCCCAGTTTGCAGGTTTCAGTTGCCTGCTGATGAAGCCAAACATGATTCCAATAATTCTAGAAACAGCAGTAACCAGAGGGATAGTGAGAACACTGGCGGTGCTCGGGAAGAGGGAGAtgaggatggggatggtattgcgATTGGGAGAAATGGAAGTGGCAGAAGGTTTCAAATTCCGTGGCCTTTCAATCTGTTTTCATCGACAGAATCTCAATCTAGTGGCAGTGGGGGTAATTCTTCCTCATCAGCAAATGCAACTGGAAGCGGGAGTGGGAGTGGTTGGTCTCAAACAGATGACAATTGA
- the LOC133732645 gene encoding pyruvate kinase, cytosolic isozyme translates to MDQKPKTKIVCTLGPASRSVPMVEKLLRAGMNVARFNFSHGSHEYHQETLNNLRAAMDSTGILCAVMLDTKGPEIRTGFLKDGKPVQLKQGQEITISTDYSLKGDENMICMSYKKLAEDVKPGSMILCADGTISFLALSCDKVKGLVRCRCENSAMLGERKNVNLPGVVVDLPTLTEKDKEDILKWGIPNKIDMIALSFVRKGSDLVEVRKLLGKHAKNILLMSKVENQEGVANFDDILANSDAFMVARGDLGMEIPIEKIFLAQKVMIYKCNIQGKPVVTATQMLESMIKSPRPTRAEATDVANAVLDGTDCVMLSGETAAGAYPELAVRTMAKICVEAESTLHYGDVFKRIMEHSPVPMSPLESLASSAVKTANSSKAALILVLTRGGSTAKLVAKYRPGMPILSVVVPEIKTDSFDWSCSDEAPARHSLIFRGLVPVLSAGSSRASHAETTEEALEFAIQHAKAKGLCKNGDAVVALHRDGNASVIKILTVK, encoded by the exons atGGATCAGAAGCCGAAGACGAAGATCGTGTGCACCCTGGGACCTGCATCCAGGTCGGTGCCGATGGTCGAGAAGCTTCTCCGTGCCGGAATGAACGTGGCCCGCTTCAACTTCTCCCATGGCTCCCACGAGTACCATCAGGAGACCCTCAACAACCTCAGGGCCGCCATGGATTCCACCGGAATTCTCTGCGCCGTCATGCTCGATACCAAG GGTCCGGAGATTCGAACTGGGTTTTTGAAGGATGGCAAACCCGTCCAGCTCAAACAGGGTCAAGAAATCACCATATCCACTGACTACAGCCTCAAGGGTGATGAAAATATGATCTGCATGAGCTACAAAAAGTTGGCTGAGGATGTCAAGCCAGGGAGCATGATACTCTGTGCTGATGGTACCATCTCATTTTTGGCTTTATCTTGTGACAAAGTAAAGGGCCTCGTCAGATGCCGATGTGAGAACTCTGCCATGCTTGGTGAGAGAAAGAATGTTAATCTTCCAGGGGTCGTTGTGGATCTCCCTACCTTGACAGAAAAAGACAAAGAAGATATTCTCAAGTGGGGGATTCCAAACAAGATTGACATGATTGCTCTGTCTTTTGTTCGGAAAGGTTCAGATCTAGTGGAGGTTCGCAAGCTCCTTGGAAAGCATGCTAAGAACATCCTGCTCATGTCAAAG GTGGAGAATCAGGAAGGAGTCGCAAACTTTGATGATATCCTTGCAAATTCAGATGCATTCATGGTGGCACGAGGTGATCTTGGAATGGAAATTCCAATTGAAAAGATCTTTCTGGCTCAGAAAGTGATGATCTATAAGTGCAACATCCAAGGAAAACCTGTTGTCACGGCAACACAGATGTTGGAATCAATGATCAAGTCTCCCCGTCCAACTAGGGCTGAAGCTACTGATGTTGCAAATGCGGTTCTAGATGGCACAGACTGTGTGATGTTAAGTGGTGAGACTGCTGCTGGAGCTTATCCTGAACTTGCAGTCCGCACCATGGCAAAAATATGCGTAGAAGCAGAAAGCACCCTTCACTATGGAGATGTCTTCAAAAGGATTATGGAGCACTCCCCGGTGCCCATGAGCCCATTAGAGAGCCTGGCTTCTTCTGCCGTTAAAACAGCCAACTCATCCAAAGCAGCTCTAATTTTGGTCTTAACCAGAGGAGGAAGTACTGCAAAACTAGTGGCCAAGTACAGGCCAGGCATGCCTATACTGTCTGTTGTTGTCCCTGAGATTAAGACTGACTCTTTCGACTGGTCATGCAGTGATGAAGCTCCAGCAAGGCATAGTCTAATTTTCCGTGGTTTGGTTCCAGTCTTAAGTGCAGGATCATCTAGGGCCTCTCATGCAGAAACAACTGAAGAAGCTCTGGAGTTTGCCATTCAACATGCTAAGGCAAAGGGACTGTGCAAGAATGGAGATGCTGTTGTGGCTCTGCACCGTGATGGAAATGCATCTGTGATCAAGATCTTGACTGTGAAGTGA